From a single Solanum dulcamara chromosome 4, daSolDulc1.2, whole genome shotgun sequence genomic region:
- the LOC129884680 gene encoding cyclin-P3-1, whose protein sequence is MIMGAEGFGTKSAISKTYANMGLNEYDRGDKGNPKILSIVASVVERSVQKNEKALKGSNKRGIVTVFHGTRAPVLTVQQYIERIFKYSNCSPSCFVVAYVYLERFLNLSDCLLTSLNVHRLLITSIMLAVKFVDDDCYNNAYYAKVGGITTTELNKLEMKFLAALDFRLHVSVESFDKYCLQLEKESNVKLQIDRPIRIFAWGKGLVNKDISNCSPTVGGYTCRAF, encoded by the exons ATGATCATGGGAGCAGAGGGTTTTGGTACAAAATCTGCAATTTCGAAAACTTATGCAAATATGGGGTTGAATGAATATGATAGAGGAGATAAAGGAAATCCAAAGATTCTATCAATTGTAGCTTCAGTTGTTGAGAGGTCAGTTCAAAAGAATGAGAAGGCACTGAAGGGATCCAATAAGAGAGGTATTGTGACCGTCTTCCATGGGACAAGAGCCCCTGTTTTGACTGTTCAGCAGTACATTGAACGCATTTTTAAGTACTCCAACTGCAGTCCTTCGTGTTTCGTGGTTGCATATGTATACTTGGAGAGATTCCTCAATCTCTCTGATTGTTTACTAACCTCTCTTAATGTTCACCGCCTTCTCATTACTAGCATCATGTTGGCTGTCAAGTTTGTAGATGATGA CTGCTACAACAATGCTTATTATGCAAAAGTAGGAGGAATAACCACAACAGAACTGAACAAGCTGGAGATGAAATTCCTGGCAGCCCTTGATTTCCGACTGCATGTAAGTGTTGAGAGCTTTGATAAGTACTGCTTGCAGCTAGAGAAAGAATCCAATGTGAAATTACAGATTGATCGACCTATCCGAATTTTTGCATGGGGAAAGGGTTTGGTAAACAAAGACATATCAAATTGTTCACCTACAGTCGGAGGATACACTTGTAGAGCTTTCTAG